The following are encoded in a window of Alosa sapidissima isolate fAloSap1 chromosome 12, fAloSap1.pri, whole genome shotgun sequence genomic DNA:
- the LOC121677604 gene encoding uncharacterized protein LOC121677604 isoform X3, translated as MLANIKKWDQITTDEDGIIVLPSTTPATTDMPKTSNPTTQPSTTPATTDMPKTSNPTTGPSTTPDTVTTEQTTPTTTDCTADDTTIISNTSTTNMTRNLKTSASNLLLVLMPTISIGCAGTGIYFAKKKNNLKTQPSPTPDTVTIKQFDTTAVPKRIQSNITGRTIPMSNLTTQPSTTPDWNSNKRRKRDSPPENLSDRIYCLLPVICHTLINIILMAELMSTFFLVCSRPQNPTTQPSISSTPANDSTTFTNDFQQVAAVALLLISHFLHLEGALFLLGYKRDLISHLVYKVLSLFSLCAVFIAFVFFLLCSHTIVSALTGVAMILSLIQTIVAFTLCGPSHELRDIMMWVLRTLATLQAAFTVVGIFVLQAFEYGGCTCFQYMMTGSTVWTSVFCGICVVLTRIDCNSNRRRKRDAPPAVCSAENLSDRIYCLLPVICHTLNNIILIAGFISTFFLVCSRPQNPTSQPSISSTPANDSTTFKEPYDLQQVAAVALLLISHFLHLEGALFLLGYKRDLISHLVYKVLSLFSLCAVFIAFIFFLLCSHTIVSAFTGVAMILSLIQTIVAFTLCGPSHELRDIMMWVLRTLATLQATFTVVGIFVLQAFEYGGCTCFQYMMTGPTMWTLVFCEIWVVLKHIDMTSQKRVPATPIRVSHRLWVTESTVWPQ; from the exons ATGCTGGCTAATATTAAGAAATGGGACCAAATAACTACTGATGAAGATGGAATAATTGTCCTACCCAGTACAACTCCAG CTACAACAGACATGCCAAAGACGAGCAACCCGACAACTCAACCCAGTACAACTCCAG CTACAACAGACATGCCCAAGACGAGCAACCCAACAACTGGACCCAGTACAACTCCAGATACCGTAACAACAGAACAGACGACTCCCACGACTACTGACTGTACAGCTGATGACACAACGATCATCTCCAACACATCTACAACAAACATGACAAGAAACTTGAAAACTTCAG CTTCAAATTTGCTCCTTGTTCTGATGCCTACGATAAGTATAGGATGTGCTGGTACCGGTATATATTTTG ctaaaaaaaaaaacaacctgaaAACTCAACCCAGTCCAACTCCAGATACCGTAACAATAAAACAGTTTGACACTACAGCTGTGCCCAAAAGGATCCAGTCCAACATAACTGGCAGAACCATCCCGATGAGCAACCTGACAACTCAACCCAGTACAACTCCAG aCTGGAATTCAAATAAAAGAAGGAAAAGAGACTCACCACCAGAG AATTTGAGTGACAGAATCTACTGTTTGCTCCCAGTGATCTGCCATACCCTGATCAATATCATCTTGATGGCTGAGCTTATGTCAACATTTTTCTT GGTTTGTAGCAGACCCCAAAACCCCACAACACAACCCTCAATTTCATCAACACCTGCAAATG ATTCAACCACATTCACAAATGATTTCCAACAG GTTGCTGCTGTAGCTTTGCTGCTGATTTCACACTTCCTCCATCTTGAGGGGGCACTTTTCCTGTTGGGTTACAAAAGGGATTTAATCAGTCACTTG GTATACAAGGTGTTGTCACTTTTCTCCCTGTGTGCAGTCTTCATTGCCTTTGTTTTCTTCCTTCTGTGTAGCCAT aCCATTGTATCTGCTCTTACAGGTGTTGCGATGATTTTGAGTCTCATTCAAACAATCGTTGCATTCACCCTTTGTGGTCCGAGCCATGAACT GAGGGACATCATGATGTGGGTCCTCAGGACTCTGGCCACCTTACAGGCAGCTTTCACAG TTGTAGGCATATTTGTACTCCAGGCGTTTGAGTATGGTGGTTGCACATGTTTTCAGTATATGATGACAGGCTCTACGGTGTGGACCTCGGTGTTCTGTGGGATTTGTGTGGTGTTAACACGTATTG ACTGTAATTCCAATAGGAGAAGGAAAAGAGACGCACCACCAGCAGTGTGTTCCGCAGAG AATTTGAGTGACAGAATCTACTGTTTGCTCCCAGTGATCTGCCATACCCTGAACAATATCATCTTGATCGCTGGGTTTATTTCAACATTTTTCTT GGTTTGTAGCAGACCACAAAACCCCACATCACAACCCTCAATTTCATCAACACCTGCAAATG ATTCAACCACATTCAAGGAACCATATGATTTACAACAG GTTGCTGCTGTAGCTTTGCTGCTGATTTCACACTTCCTCCATCTTGAGGGGGCACTTTTCCTGTTGGGTTACAAAAGGGATTTAATCAGTCACTTG GTATACAAGGTGTTGTCACTTTTCTCCCTGTGTGCAGTCTTCATTGCCTTTATTTTCTTCCTTCTGTGTAGCCAT aCCATTGTATCTGCTTTTACAGGTGTTGCGATGATTTTGAGTCTCATTCAAACAATCGTTGCATTCACCCTTTGTGGTCCAAGCCATGAACT GAGGGATATCATGATGTGGGTCCTCAGGACTCTGGCCACCTTACAGGCAACTTTCACAG TTGTAGGCATATTTGTACTCCAGGCGTTTGAGTATGGTGGTTGCACATGTTTTCAGTATATGATGACAGGCCCTACGATGTGGACCTTGGTGTTTTGTGAGATCTGGGTGGTGTTAAAACATATTG aCATGACTTCTCAAAAAAGAGTCCCAGCAACACCGATTCGTGTTTCTCACAG ATTGTGGGTGACAGAATCTACTGTTTGGCCCCAGTGA